Within Desulfovibrio litoralis DSM 11393, the genomic segment CAGGCAGGAGCAGAAGAAAAAGCCCCGTTGATTCTTCAAGTTTCCGCCGGTGCCAGAAAATATGCAGGACAAAACTATATTGTAAAGCTTATCGAAGCCGCCTTAAAAGACTCTGACCTTCCTGTTGTTTTACACCTTGATCATGGTGCTGATTTTCAAATTTGTAAAGATTGTATAGATGGTGGTTTTACCTCTGTTATGATCGATGGCTCTCACCTACCTTACGAAGAAAATATAAAACTTGTTAAACAAGTTGTTGAATATGCACACTCAAAAGGTGTTTGGGTAGAAGCCGAGTTAGGACAATTGGCAGGGGTTGAAGACGATGTCTCTGCTGAACACTCTGTTTATACAAACCCCGAACAAGCTGTTGACTTTGTAAAACGCACAGGTTGTGATTCTTTAGCGATTGCTATAGGAACAAGTCATGGTGCTTATAAATTTGTCGGAGATGCCTCTCTTGATTTTCCGCGTCTTGAAAAAATAACTAAGTTGTTACCCGGGTTTCCTTTAGTATTACACGGTGCTTCCAGCGTTCCTCAAGAATTTGTTGAAAAAGCCAATAAATACGGTGGAAAAGTCGGCGGAGCCAAAGGCGTACCTGAAGACTTTTTAAGAAAGGCGGCTACTTTCGGAGTATGCAAAATAAATATAGATACTGATATTCGCTTGGCGTTTACAGCAAGCATTCGCCAGTTCCTTTTTGAAAATCCGGAACAATTTGACCCTCGAAGCTATTTAAAACCAGCTCGAGATGCAGTAAAGGCTATGGTTAAACATAAGCTTAAAAATGTTTTGGGTTGTTCCAATAAAATTTAGTATTTCGAAAGAGTTTGTTGATTTCAAAACAGGCTCTTTTTTAGTAAATATATTCAAAATGTTATCTAACTCGATAAAAATAATTTTTATTTAAGAGAAAGGAGAAAAAAATGGCTACCATTAAATTAGGACTTAATGGTTTTGGAAGAATCGGACGTTATTTGTTGCGTTTATTAGCAACAGACAATGATTTGGAAATTGTTGCTTTAAATGCTCGTGCTGATAATGCGGCGTTAGCCCACTTATTCAAATATGATTCTGTTCACCGTACTTTTAACGGTGAGGTTTCTTTTGACAATAAAGGAATTATTGTCAACGGACATCATATCGCAGTAACCCGTTTTTCTCCGGGTGAATGGAAATGGTCTGATTATGGCGTTGATATTGCTGTTGAAACGACCGGAACAATAAAAGACAAAAACGGCTTAATGAAACACATTAACTGCGGTGTAAAAAAAACCGTAATCAGTGCACCGGCAAAAGATGCTGATGTTACTATAGTTATGGGTGTAAACGATAAAGAATATAACGCAAAAGAACATAATGTTATTTCAGCCGCATCTTGCACCACCAACTGTCTTGCACCTATCGCTAAAATTTTACACGATAATTTTGTGATAAAGCATGGTTTAATGACCACTATACATTCTTATACCATGAGCCAACGTATTTTGGACGGTTCTCACAAAGATTGGCGAAGAGCAAGAGCGGCGGCCGTTTCCATGATTCCTACAACTACCGGAGCTGCTAAGGCTGTATCTTCTGTTATTCCTGATTTAAAAGGGAAAATAGATGGAATGGCAATTAGAGTTCCGACTCCTGACGTTTCATTGGTAGACTTTACTTGTGAATTAGAAAAACCAACAACGGCAGAAGAGCTGAACAATACTATTAAACAAGCGATTG encodes:
- the fba gene encoding class II fructose-1,6-bisphosphate aldolase produces the protein MPLIGPKEMFERAYKEGYAVGAFNVNNMEIIQGIMQAGAEEKAPLILQVSAGARKYAGQNYIVKLIEAALKDSDLPVVLHLDHGADFQICKDCIDGGFTSVMIDGSHLPYEENIKLVKQVVEYAHSKGVWVEAELGQLAGVEDDVSAEHSVYTNPEQAVDFVKRTGCDSLAIAIGTSHGAYKFVGDASLDFPRLEKITKLLPGFPLVLHGASSVPQEFVEKANKYGGKVGGAKGVPEDFLRKAATFGVCKINIDTDIRLAFTASIRQFLFENPEQFDPRSYLKPARDAVKAMVKHKLKNVLGCSNKI
- the gap gene encoding type I glyceraldehyde-3-phosphate dehydrogenase; its protein translation is MATIKLGLNGFGRIGRYLLRLLATDNDLEIVALNARADNAALAHLFKYDSVHRTFNGEVSFDNKGIIVNGHHIAVTRFSPGEWKWSDYGVDIAVETTGTIKDKNGLMKHINCGVKKTVISAPAKDADVTIVMGVNDKEYNAKEHNVISAASCTTNCLAPIAKILHDNFVIKHGLMTTIHSYTMSQRILDGSHKDWRRARAAAVSMIPTTTGAAKAVSSVIPDLKGKIDGMAIRVPTPDVSLVDFTCELEKPTTAEELNNTIKQAIANGLQENYAISYEPLVSCDYIGASYAGIVDAECTSVINGTMAKVIVWYDNETSFTYQLLRLLRMVGKSL